A genomic region of Saccopteryx bilineata isolate mSacBil1 chromosome 1, mSacBil1_pri_phased_curated, whole genome shotgun sequence contains the following coding sequences:
- the PELO gene encoding protein pelota homolog, with translation MKLVRKDIEKDNAGQVTLVPEEPEDMWHTYNLVQVGDSLRASTIRKVQTESSTGSVGSNRVRTTLTLCVEAIDFDSQACQLRVKGTNIQENEYVKMGAYHTIELEPNRQFTLAKKQWDSVVLERIEQACDPAWSADVAAVVMQEGLAHVCLVTPSMTLTRAKVEVNIPRKRRGNCSQHDRALERFYEQVVQAIQRHVHFDVVKCVLVASPGFVREQFCDYMFQQAVKTDNKVLLENRSKFLQVHASSGHKYSLKEVLCDPTVASRLSDTKAAGEVKALDDFYKMLQHEPDRAFYGLKQVEKANEALAIDTLLISDELFRHQDVATRSRYVRLVDSVKENAGTVRIFSSLHVSGEQLSQLTGVAAILRFPVPELSDQEDESSSEEDE, from the exons ATGAAGCTCGTAAGGAAGGACATTGAGAAGGACAACGCGGGCCAGGTGACCCTGGTCCCCGAGGAGCCCGAGGATATGTGGCACACCTACAACCTGGTGCAGGTGGGTGACAGCCTGCGCGCCTCCACCATCCGCAAGGTGCAGACAGAGTCGTCCACGGGCAGCGTGGGCAGCAACCGCGTGCGCACCACGCTTACGCTGTGCGTGGAGGCCATCGACTTCGACTCGCAGGCCTGCCAGCTGCGGGTCAAGGGCACCAACATCCAGGAGAACGAGTATGTCAAGATGGGCGCTTATCACACCATCGAGCTGGAGCCCAACCGCCAGTTCACCCTAGCCAAGAAGCAGTGGGACAGCGTGGTCCTGGAGCGCATCGAGCAGGCCTGCGACCCGGCCTGGAGCGCAGACGTGGCGGCTGTGGTCATGCAGGAGGGCCTCGCCCACGTCTGCCTGGTCACGCCCAGCATGACCCTCACTCGGGCCAAGGTGGAGGTGAACATCCCCAGGAAGCGCAGAGGGAACTGCTCCCAGCACGACCGGGCCCTGGAGCGCTTCTATGAGCAGGTGGTCCAGGCCATCCAGCGCCACGTCCACTTCGATGTGGTCAAGTGTGTCCTGGTGGCCAGCCCGGGCTTTGTGCGGGAGCAGTTCTGCGACTACATGTTTCAGCAGGCGGTGAAGACGGACAACAAGGTGCTCCTGGAGAACCGGTCCAAATTCCTGCAG GTCCATGCCTCCTCTGGACACAAGTACTCCCTGAAAGAGGTCCTTTGTGACCCGACGGTGGCCAGCCGCCTTTCAGACACTAAAGCAGCTGGGGAAGTCAAAGCGTTGGATGACTTCTACAAAATGTTACAGCATGAACCCGACCGGGCTTTCTATGGACTCAAGCAGGTGGAGAAggccaatgaggccctggccattgACACATTGCTCATCAGCGACGAGCTCTTCAGGCATCAGGATGTGGCCACTCGGAGCCGGTACGTGCGGCTGGTGGACAGCGTGAAGGAGAACGCGGGCACTGTTAGGATATTCTCCAGCCTTCACGTGTCTGGAGAACAGCTCAGCCAGTTGACTGGGGTGGCGGCCATTCTCCGCTTCCCTGTTCCCGAACTATCGGACCAAGAGGATGAGTCCAGTTCTGAAGAAGATGAATGA